The genome window CTCGGCCAGGCCCAGCGCCTGCGGGACACGGCCTCCAGCGTGCTCGAGGCGGTCTCGGGCACCCACATGCTCGACCACGAGACGATCACCCAGCTGCTGGGCCGCTCCTACCTCGTGGACCTCTTCGCCTGCGGTGAGAGCAGCGCCTGCGTCGAGAAGCTCTCCCGCCCCCTGATGAAGCACGGCGTGCACACGGTGATCGTCGGTGACTACTACCAGGTGAAGGCCGGCTACCGGATGCGGATCCGGGTCATCGACCTCGAGACGAGGCGGGAGCGGGCCACCGTCGAGCTGGACCTGCCCCTCAAGGATGCCACCAGCCTCCCGGTCTGGCGGGAGAGCCTGGCGACCCTCTTCGACGACACCGGGTCGCTGCGGATCGTCACCAACGTCGAGGGCTACGCCTGTACCCTCGATGGGGCGCCCTGCGACTTCCTGGAGCCGGGGCTGATCGCCGGCGTGAAGGAGGGGGAGCACCTCCTGGTCCTCACCCGCGCGGGCCACAAGTCCGCCACCCAGGGCGTGAGCGTGAAGCGAGGGGTGGAGCAGCGCGTCGTGCTGCCCCTCGAGGCCCAGCCGATGAAGGTGCAGCGGGCGCCCGATCCCAAGATGCCCCTGCCGGCCTTCCCGGAGCCCAGCGAGGAGGTCGAGGTCATCCCCTTCGGCTACGTCCGCCTCCTCCTGGTCGCCGACGATCACAACAGCGGTGATCTCGAGGACTTCGTGGTCGACGCCGATCCCTCCCGGGAGAGGGAGCTCACCCTCACCGGCCTGCCCATGCCGGCCCTCCTGGGGGTCGGCCTCCAGAGCCCCCAGCTCGACTCCGGCTGGGTCCTGCGCGGCGGCGTGGCCGCCGGCTTCATCAAGACCTCGGTGCCCGAGCTGGACTCGGCCTACGCCGAGGCCGAGCAGGAGGACTGGGGCACGCGGGTGGTGCTCGGCCTGGCCGGCAGCATCGTCAACAGCCTGGCGGCGGGCACCCAGACCCTCCCCGAGGGCTTCGGCGATCTGGCCCCCACCATGGTCGGGGTGCAGCTCACCCAGACCCTGGGGCCGATGGTGATCGAGGCCTTCGGCGGCCGCTTCCGCAGCCAGTTCACCGAGGACGGCGAGTGGTCCTCCGGCTCGGCCAGCCCGGCGCCGACCTTCGCCCTGCGCCTGGCCTACCTGGACGAGGACCGGGTCGGCAGCCTCTACGGCGAGGAGCAGCCCCTGACCCTGTCGATCTCGGGAGCCTTCACCCTCCTGCGGGTCGGGGTGGGAGAGGAGGAGTGGGTCGACGCCACCTTCGTCGGGGCCACCCGCCCGGTGATCGAGGACCTGCCCACCTGGCTCCTCTCCGCCGAGCTCTTCGTCCCCTTCGGCCAGCGAGGGAGCCTGGCGGGCGAGTTCTACCTGGGCGACGGCGCTCACCTCTTCGAGGGGGCGCTGCTCCAGGGCCACCGCTTCGATCCCACCACCGGCCTCCACTGGCAGCTGCGCGCCGCCGGCGGCTGGCTCCAGGTGATCTGGGCCTTCACCGACACCCTCGAGCTGCGCCTGACCGGCGGCCAGGAGCAGATCGTGAACGGGCTCCAGCTCGGCTTCGATCCGGCGGAGGGCACCCCCATCCACTGGAACCGCCTCGTCGCCCTCGGCGCGGTCTGGAGGCCCTTCGACAACCTCTCGGTGGGCCTGCAGCTCCACCGGATCGACACCAAGTACGATCGCGGGCCCCGCACCGATCTCCACGGCGTCGCGCTGGCGACCCAGCTCTCGTTCTAGAGCGCTAGCCGGCCAGGAGGTAGAGCCAGGCCACCCCGAGGGCGGTCGTGAGGAGCCCCAGCGGCAGCCCGACCTTCAGGTGATCGAGGAAGCCCAGGCCCCCGACCTCCCGGGCGCTCTCGGCCACGATGATGTTGGCCACCGAGCCCAGCAGGGTCAGGTTGCCGGCGAAGGTCGAGGCCACCGTCAGCAGCTCCCAGGCGAGGGTCGCCTCGGGCAGCGCCTCGACCTGCTCCTGGATCACGAGGATGAAGGGCACGTTCGAGACGACGTTCGAGCCGACCAGGAAGATCCCCGCCGTGCGCGCCCAGCCGCCGAGGCTCTCCATCCCGCCCGGCGCGAGGGGCAGGCGCTCGAAGGCCCAGGCCGGCGCGCCGCTGCGCAGGAGCCCCTCCACCACGATGAAGAGGCCGGCGAAGAAGAGGAGCAAGGAGAAGTCGATCCGGGACCAGAGCAGGCGGGTGTCCCGGCGGTGGAGGAGCATCAGGGCGACGAAGCCCGTGGTCGCGGCCCAGGCCAGGTCCGCGCCGGCCGTGTAGGCCAGCGCCGTCGCGCCGATCACCATCAGGGTGAGGGCCGAGCGGCGGCTCACCGGGGAGGGGCTGCCCCGCCCCGCGAGGGCGGCCCGGCCCAGGACCTGGCGGAAGAAGAGCCAGAGCAGCCCGTGGTTCAAAGCCAGGCTGAGGATCGCGAGGGGGCCGACCAGCAGGAGGTGATCCCG of Deltaproteobacteria bacterium contains these proteins:
- a CDS encoding SLC13 family permease, giving the protein MGWPGIAIFVATYVLISARRVARLGLDRPAGALLGAVACVVFGVLTPEDAIGAINGPTILLLFGVMGMGAFLALDGFFESIEETLVRVARTPARLLGIIVWGAGILGAFITNDAVCLLGAPLVVRIVQRHGLPPLPFLLALATAANTGSVGTLVGNPQNMLCAVLGGLSYRDHLLLVGPLAILSLALNHGLLWLFFRQVLGRAALAGRGSPSPVSRRSALTLMVIGATALAYTAGADLAWAATTGFVALMLLHRRDTRLLWSRIDFSLLLFFAGLFIVVEGLLRSGAPAWAFERLPLAPGGMESLGGWARTAGIFLVGSNVVSNVPFILVIQEQVEALPEATLAWELLTVASTFAGNLTLLGSVANIIVAESAREVGGLGFLDHLKVGLPLGLLTTALGVAWLYLLAG